The following are from one region of the Drosophila willistoni isolate 14030-0811.24 unplaced genomic scaffold, UCI_dwil_1.1 Seg209, whole genome shotgun sequence genome:
- the LOC124461133 gene encoding protein PFC0760c-like, whose amino-acid sequence MSCFWSTSSWKSVSTVENHHLHHHQLRYHQLRYHQTLLKELMLQTQQSHYDLMVIIISRNGEQEEDVEPQQGEQGPTSNSKQIRAQDQAQPMDADPSVSKLRQQTAWGKTRGSATYGESQKRQNASERMTGQSHQNVNNISQKDSAQDQQYARIVESAVAEASDENDSIPDNDLLNFLENAPNCRNVLASDDVILMYPNFQKPFDLTTDASADGIGAVLSQGGELSLTYTIETTDKPVNLFRNQVILEEARYNLHRTLILFGSKTYHVIQFTDKNDLLKSLKLVVNRDVTEDSAVNDDNYNDKDDDNDVNDDDYSEDEDNDDNNDNNENDGYEDDDEDAENPA is encoded by the exons ACTGTCGAGAACCATCAT CTCCATCATCACCAGCTCCGTTATCACCAGCTCCGTTATCACCAAACCCTCCTAAAAGAGCTTATGTTGCAGACCCAGCAAAGTCACTACGACTTGATGGTTATAATCATTAGCCGGAATGGGGAACAAGAGGAAGATGTAGA ACCCCAACAGGGTGAGCAGGGACCAACATCAAACAGTAAACAAATTCGAGCCCAAGACCAAGCACAACCGATGGATGCTGATCCATCAGTTTCCAAACTGAGACAGCAGACTGCTTGGGGTAAAACCCGCGGTAGCGCCACTTACGGCGAATCTCAAAAGAGACAGAACGCATCAGAGCGTATGACTGGACAGAGTCACCAGAATGTTAACAACATTTCTCAAAAAGACTCGGCCCAAGACCAACAATACGCGCGTATAGTAGAGTCCGCCGTCGCAGAGGCTAGCGATGAGAACGACTCCATACCGGACAATgatttgctaaattttttagaGAACGCTCCCAACTGTC GAAACGTTCTGGCATCCGACGATGTCATACTCATGTACCCGAACTTTCAAAAACCTTTCGACCTCACAACCGACGCTTCTGCCGACGGGATTGGAGCAGTGTTGTCCCAGGGCGG TGAGCTTTCCTTGACCTACACAATCGAGACAACGGACAAGCCTGTTAATCTCTTTAGAAACCAAGTAATCCTAGAAGAGGCACGCTACAACTTGCATCGGACACTAATTCTATTCGGCAGCAAAACTTACCATGTGATACAATTCACAGACAAGAACGATCTCCTTAAATCCTTAAAGCTTGTAGTGAACCGTGATGTT ACAGAGGACAGTGCTGTTAACGATGATAACTACAATGATAAAGATGATGATAACGACGTTAATGATGATGACTACTCCGAAGATGAGGATAATGATGATAACAACGATAATAATGAGAACGACGGTTACGAAGATGACGACGAAGATGCTGAAAACCCAGCATGA